TTGCCTTGTAGGCGCTGGACGCAAACCCGTGCTCTCCGCCCAACCCGGCCACGCAGACTAGTGGTCGCTCCAAACCCTTGAAGTCTTCGATTGTCGCTATCAGGACACAGTCCCGCGGCTTGCCGCCTAAGGCACGTTGGCTCAAAGCTTCTGACCGCACATTGTTGGCAGAGAGAAGCTCGATGGCTTTCTCGATGTCTCTTTTACTCGGCACCAGCATGGCGATCGAATTTCGCGGCAGTTGATTGTCGTCGCTCAACCACTTTCGAACCGCCGACGCCGCCCGGGGGAGAACTTCGCTCTCCATCTGGACCAGTTGGAGGTCGACGACGCCGCTATCGGCCTTGCTACTCGGCTTGCCAACATCTGCGCCCGCCAAGTTTTTGATGGCCTCGACGATCTTTCCCGCATTGCGGATGTTGTTCTTCAGGTTCGACACCACGCCCTGGGACTTCAAGTAGTCGAAGCAATCGTGGTCCAATGGAAAGCTGGGAGATACCTGATAGTTGGGGTCGCCGAACCACCGCCAGCGTCCATTCTCCCACCCCCCCGCCACCACCTTGTCGATCAGGTCGATGCATTCGAGTGAACAAAGGTCCTGCCCCTCATCGACGATCAGGACATCCCAGATTGCCTCTTTCTCGACGTACCTGGGAATTTCGTCGAAGGCTGCGATCGTAACTCCGTCGGGGAAGCCCTGATTCCCCAGGAAGCTGGCAAGGTAATTGCTCCGGGTTAGAAACAGAACGGAACGCCCCTCCGCCGCCTCGTAACGAGCACATGCAGCGGCAACGAAGGTTTTTCCAGTACCCGCACCACCCGCAACGAGGATCCGCTCATTTTCGGAAATCGCATCAAATTTCTCGTATTGCTCGGTAGTGAACTGGTAGAGCCTCTGCTCGACCTCGCGGAGCTGGCTATTTAGCGAGGGGACACGTTCGAAGTTCGGCCGCAAGGAATCCGATATTGCTTTCACCAATTCGGGGGGGAGCTCGACCGACTTCTTCTGCTTCGATGCCCAGTGGTCATAGGTCCTCGCCAAGAACGTCTTGAAAGTGTTGTGGCCCTTGCAATCTTCTTCGTAGGCGGTGATCTCGTCTGGATGCTCAGGCAAGAGCGTCGCGCCATCGCTGGCAAGGCGCGGGATATCAGTGAAAACAACTGCCCAGCCCCTGGGGACGCCATTCAGTTCCCGGTAGAACTTGGGATAGAGATAGTTTTTCTCTAGGGAAAAGTATGCGGATTTCGCTTGCTCTGCCGGACCTTCTTTCTTCCGGTTAATTTCGTTCTTTCGGTTTGTAAACTCCCAGATCCCGTCCTTGCAGGCAACGCGCCCCCCCTTGACTTCGAGGAGCAGAATTCCACGCCGTCCAACCAGGAAGAAATCGGCCTCTCCCCACCGCTTGTACTCGTGGTGGCCAATGTTGAGGGAATGGAGGGCTACGTCGTAGGAACTGAACCCCACTTCGGCCAGATATCCGAACACCCTCCTTTCCGCGACGGAGTCGCAGTCTAAGATTTGCGCAGGAATCAGTCTCATGCCCCGCCCCGGGATGCTTTCCAGTCGCCTGTTTCAATGGCGAACTTGGACAAAGGACTGGTAGCCTGACCAAAGTTACTATGCAATGTCGAGTTCGCCGATTGCATCCCCAAAGAGCCCCTTGTCTTGAGCTGAGCCAAGTACCCTCCGGTCAAACGAATCCTAAATCCAAAACCCGTCGGTCTGCCACCGGCCCCCTAGCGGTCGGCGAATAGTTCATTTGCTTCCGGCGAAGCAGGCCGAGTGACGACCTCAAGTACTCCGTCCGGCAGTGGTCGCTGCAGCGCCTTCGCGTCGTTCCAGGGCGCGGTCAGCCAGTGCTCCACCTCGTCGGGTGTTGTCAGCAGAACTGGCATGGCCTTGCTATGGACCGCGCCGACGACGTCGTTCGGCTCAGTTGTCAGGAAAGCGAACAGGTCGTCCTTCGTCAGGCCGTCCTTCACCTTCCGGACGCTCTCCCATCCTGGCACCCACAGCCCAGCGAAGAACTTCAGTGGACGCGTGGCGTCGAGTGCGAACCAGGCATTCGGCGTCGGGCCACCGTCGACCTTGCTGGCCGGATCGGGTTCGGCGAAGGAGGTGACGGGAACCACGCACCTGTGCTCGACGCCGAGCCACCGTCCCCAATGGCGTGAGGATGTGTTACGGACGTTCGTGGTGCCCTTGTCCGGCTCCATGCGCAGCAGCTCCTTGAAGTCGAACGGAGTGCCTTTCGCCTTCAGCTTGTCTGCACGCTTCTGCGTTGCCTGCATCAGCGCGAAGGACGATGACGGCAGGCCCCATCGCGTCCGGACCGCCTCGCGCCGCCCGGACAGCCCATTGCGGATGATTGGCGCCGTGCGGTCGGGCCACACATCGATGGACGGCTCGAGGTTTCCGAGCAGATCGTCGAAGGAACTGGCCAGCGCGCGGAGCGCCTCCTGGTTCGTCGAAATGTTATAGAGGTTGCACATGGTCCGCGAGACTAGCCTCGCATCCGGCGTTGGCAAGGAGGCGCCGCCATCGGACTAGCGGAAGTTCTTTGCGCGGACCCGCAGCCGATCGATGTGCAGGTCCGGAATGTAGATGTCCCTCGGCTTGGCAGCGCCGCGAGGGTGGGGCGTAGGACTCCCGTGATGGAACTCGTCGCCGCGGCCGCGCGGGAGGGGGAACGGTGCGTCGCGCCTTCCAATCCCCGCCAGCGCTTCCGACATGTCCGTCAGGTGGTGGGCGACGAGATGCACGACTTCGCCCTCGCGCTGGATGCGTCCACGCACCGCGAACATTGTCGAACCTAGGACCACGCGTCGGAACTTCTCGAACATCTTCGGCCACACCACGAGGTTCGCGATTCCAGTCTCGTCCTCGATCGTGATGAACATGACGCCCTTGGCGCTGGCCGGCCGCTGCCGGACGAGGACGAGTCCTGCAGCCTCCAGCCAGCGGCCGTCGCGCGCGCATCGTTTCCAGGCAGGTTACGATGAGGCGCCGGGTAAGATCGGTCCTCAGAAAGGATACGGGATGCTGGCGCAGAGACAGCCCGGTGTGGCCGTAGTCGGAGCCGACCTCGCTGCCGTCGCTCATCCGGCGTAGCATCGTAGCAGGCTCTACCTGTTCCGGAACGGTCTCCTGCTCGCGCGCGGAGGCGGCCGCGAACAGCGGCAGAGGCTCGTCCCGAAGTCCCTTGATGGCCCAGAGCGCCTCGCGCCGCGACATGCCGAAAGAGTGCCGGAAGGCGTCCGCCTCCGCGAGTTGCTCCAGGACGTGGGACGGGACGCCAGCCCGCCGCCACATATCGTCGATGGAGGAAAAGGATTCGTCGCCGCGAACGGCCGCGATGCGGGCGGCGTGGCCATTCGCGAGTCCTTTGACCATGCGCATGCCCAGCCGGACGGCGAAGCGGCCGTCGTCCATTTCCTCGAGGGTGCAGTCCCAGCGGGAGGCGTTGACGCACACCGGACGGACCTCGACGCCGTGCTCGATGGCATCGCGGACGATCTGGGCAGGTGCGTAGAAGCCCATGGGCTGCGAGTTGAGCAGAGCTGCGCAGAACACGTCGGGATGCCAGCATTTGAGCCAGGCCGAGGCGTATGCGATCAGGGCAAAGGATGCCGCGTGGCTTTCCGGGAACCCGTAGGAGCCGAATCCTTCCAACTGGGAAAAGGTCTTCTCGGCGAAGTCGCGATCGTAGCCGCGCTCGACCATGCCCTCGATCAGCTTGTCCTTGAAACGGCTCACCCCGCCGG
The window above is part of the Rhizobiaceae bacterium genome. Proteins encoded here:
- a CDS encoding NERD domain-containing protein/DEAD/DEAH box helicase encodes the protein MRLIPAQILDCDSVAERRVFGYLAEVGFSSYDVALHSLNIGHHEYKRWGEADFFLVGRRGILLLEVKGGRVACKDGIWEFTNRKNEINRKKEGPAEQAKSAYFSLEKNYLYPKFYRELNGVPRGWAVVFTDIPRLASDGATLLPEHPDEITAYEEDCKGHNTFKTFLARTYDHWASKQKKSVELPPELVKAISDSLRPNFERVPSLNSQLREVEQRLYQFTTEQYEKFDAISENERILVAGGAGTGKTFVAAACARYEAAEGRSVLFLTRSNYLASFLGNQGFPDGVTIAAFDEIPRYVEKEAIWDVLIVDEGQDLCSLECIDLIDKVVAGGWENGRWRWFGDPNYQVSPSFPLDHDCFDYLKSQGVVSNLKNNIRNAGKIVEAIKNLAGADVGKPSSKADSGVVDLQLVQMESEVLPRAASAVRKWLSDDNQLPRNSIAMLVPSKRDIEKAIELLSANNVRSEALSQRALGGKPRDCVLIATIEDFKGLERPLVCVAGLGGEHGFASSAYKAISRANHVLALVTTRGSVAELTARSASQTRGQGDPNAWQGEDPRGNSK
- a CDS encoding SOS response-associated peptidase; its protein translation is MCNLYNISTNQEALRALASSFDDLLGNLEPSIDVWPDRTAPIIRNGLSGRREAVRTRWGLPSSSFALMQATQKRADKLKAKGTPFDFKELLRMEPDKGTTNVRNTSSRHWGRWLGVEHRCVVPVTSFAEPDPASKVDGGPTPNAWFALDATRPLKFFAGLWVPGWESVRKVKDGLTKDDLFAFLTTEPNDVVGAVHSKAMPVLLTTPDEVEHWLTAPWNDAKALQRPLPDGVLEVVTRPASPEANELFADR